The proteins below are encoded in one region of Belonocnema kinseyi isolate 2016_QV_RU_SX_M_011 chromosome 1, B_treatae_v1, whole genome shotgun sequence:
- the LOC117181538 gene encoding uncharacterized protein LOC117181538, producing the protein MTVAEDCLEQVENDPTLLDQVITDDDSWFFQYNPETKRQSSQWVSPHAPRPKKARMSKSKVKTMIITFFDSYRIVHKEFVPSGQTVNQGYYRLVLERLRKRVNRVRPDITRNRILHDDNTPCHTTLSVSQYLASKGIAVLYQPPYSSDITL; encoded by the coding sequence ATGACCGTCGCAGAAGACTGTTTGGAACAAGTGGAAAATGATCCCACGCTGCTTGACCAAGTTATTACAGACGATGATAGCTGGTTCTTCCAATACAACCCGGAAACCAAACGCCAAAGTTCACAATGGGTGTCTCCGCACGCCCCCCGCCCGAAAAAAGCTCGCATGAGCAAGTCGAAGGTGAAAACGATGATCATTACCTTTTTTGATAGCTATAGAATCGTCCACAAAGAATTTGTTCCTTCGGGGCAAACCGTAAATCAAGGCTACTATCGCCTAGTACTCGAAAGATTGCGAAAACGAGTCAACAGGGTGCGCCCAGACATCACTCGTAACAGGATCCTTCATGACGACAACACACCGTGCCACACGACCCTCAGCGTGTCCCAGTATTTGGCCTCTAAAGGAATCGCCGTTCTGTATCAGCCGCCTTATTCGTCCGATATCACCCTGTGA